Within Novosphingobium resinovorum, the genomic segment AATTGCGGCGCTTAAATGGGTTAAAATCACCCATCGCGAGAAATTACAAACAAACACAAACAATAGACAAAGAAAAAGCGCTTTCCAAAAGACAGGAGTTCTTCTGGAAAGCGCTTCGTTTTTTGCAGTGGTTCGGATTAATCAACCCAAACTAGTGCAGCAGAAGCCTCTATTAGAGACCGCCGCCCCACCAACCACCGCCCCAGATGTCCTTGTTCATCGTCATTCCCCATGTGAACGACCGCATCGCTGCGGCCGCCCTCACGGATAGTAGTTAGTTAACGATGCATCAAGGAATTTTTAACCAATCAGTCGTGCCCTCCTGCCGGACACGAAGTCTAGGAAATCCCGGAATGGGACAGGACGGCTTACGTGATACCCCTGAACGAGGTCACAGTGCAGCCCGGTCAGCATCTCCAGAACCTTGGCCGTCTCGACCCCTTCAGCCACGACGACACGGTCGAGCGAATGAGCCATCTCGATGATCGACTGCACCAGAAGCAGATCTTCCTTGTTGCTTTCCATCAAGGATACGAAGGTCTTGTCGATCTTGACCTCGCTGGCGGGCAGATAGCGCAGATAATCGATCGTGGCGTTGCCGGTGCCAAAATCGTCGATCGACAGGCGAAGGCCGGACTGGACTAGACGCTGCAGCATCTGGAACGTCTTGGAACTGCGGTCCAGGCGATCCGTCTCCGTGATCTCAAGGATCAGACGGTTGGGTGACAGACCATGCGCGGCGAGAATCTCCGCAATCATTCCCGGCAGTCCCGGATTGCGAAGAAGCTGAGCAGAGATATTCACCGACATCGTCATCTCGTAGCCGTGACGCTCCAGTTCGACAGCCACTCGCACCGCGTCATTGATGACAAAGCGGGTGATGCGCTCGATCCGATGGAATTCCTCAGCAATCCGGATGAACTTGTCCGGGCTGATCGGTCCTCGTTCGGGGTGCGTCCAGCGAACGAGCGCTTCCGCTCCGCTGATCCGGTTTGATCGCAGATCGAGCTTGGGCTGATAGGCGACCCAGACCTCCCCATTATCGATGGCCCGGTCGAGCGACGTCAGCAGGGAGATTTCCCACTGAGCCTCGTGCTTGCGGGCATCGTGCTGATAAACCAACTCGTCGTTGCGCACCGCCTCTTCCGCGGCCTGCATGGCGCTGGCGACGCGGCCCGAGAGCGGACGATCGAACTCGGAGTCGATGCCGCAGTTGAACGACAAGTCGATGTCGATACCGCCGACCTGGATGCCGTTCTGGACGATCCGGTGCAGGCCTTCGAGATTCTCGAACAAGTCGAACGTGCTGCGGATCGAAGACAGCCAGACGAACATTCCGCCTTCGTGATAGATCAACACGCTTTCGTCACTGATACGAATGCGACGAACGATTTCCTTGGCAAGCTGCGCTTCGACGTGCTCCGCAAAGCTCCCGATAATTCCGCCGTAGTTCCGAATCTTCAGGGCGACGAGAACACGCGTGGACAGATCAGGAGAATTGCGCAGGGCCTGAACGCTGGGCAGGCCGGAACCAGTGTTCGTTTCGCCCGCCTCCTCGACCCTGTCGAGATTGCGCATGCGGATGACGGCGACCAGCGCCACGGAGAAGGCCGGGATGACTTCCACTTGCACGTTAACGTAATCGAGCAGGAACGGAACGGCGCCCACCACCGCGACCAGCCCCGTAAATCGATAGATGTCGAGCACCCGGCCTCGGCCAAGACCCGATGCGATGACGACGAGCACCAGCAGGTAAGCAGGGAACCAGCCATACTCACGGGGAATGCCGAGCTTCAGCGTGTCAGCGCCGATCGCATGGAAATAGCCGCCTGGGGCATTGATATCCTGCCCAGGAATGGAATGGATATCGTTAAAAGTTACTGCAGCTGGGACGACCAGGATATCCTTGCCGCGAACAAGCGAACGGTCAAATCGTCCTCGCATTAC encodes:
- a CDS encoding EAL domain-containing protein — encoded protein: MTGIWGQLRGFWKRPRVRIVFWAALTGLAMGISGLGLPLEDYLRNVRWMSRTQPASGAITIVLQDSQTLIQLGANDITHGNDADTINQLFAAGAKRVFFDRSFSMPGNPIDDAKFVAALKAHHGKVVLGAAVDSNGQMGNFAGKIPLQAYRDHAGMASVLVRHRPLNQNVQLPYASGSPAGKIPSLSAAIAGIDGKTDELFFPDFSIAVSSYPTLSYIDVMRGRFDRSLVRGKDILVVPAAVTFNDIHSIPGQDINAPGGYFHAIGADTLKLGIPREYGWFPAYLLVLVVIASGLGRGRVLDIYRFTGLVAVVGAVPFLLDYVNVQVEVIPAFSVALVAVIRMRNLDRVEEAGETNTGSGLPSVQALRNSPDLSTRVLVALKIRNYGGIIGSFAEHVEAQLAKEIVRRIRISDESVLIYHEGGMFVWLSSIRSTFDLFENLEGLHRIVQNGIQVGGIDIDLSFNCGIDSEFDRPLSGRVASAMQAAEEAVRNDELVYQHDARKHEAQWEISLLTSLDRAIDNGEVWVAYQPKLDLRSNRISGAEALVRWTHPERGPISPDKFIRIAEEFHRIERITRFVINDAVRVAVELERHGYEMTMSVNISAQLLRNPGLPGMIAEILAAHGLSPNRLILEITETDRLDRSSKTFQMLQRLVQSGLRLSIDDFGTGNATIDYLRYLPASEVKIDKTFVSLMESNKEDLLLVQSIIEMAHSLDRVVVAEGVETAKVLEMLTGLHCDLVQGYHVSRPVPFRDFLDFVSGRRARLIG